gggcagaactgaaaaagcgtgtgcgagcaagaaggcctataaacctgactcagttacaccagctctgtcaggaggaatgggccaaaatttacccaactcattgtgggaagcttgtggaaggctacctgaaacgattgacccaagttaaacaatttaaaggcaatgctaccaaatactaatatagtgtatgtaaacttctgacccactgggaatgtgatgatagaaataaaagctgaactaaataattctctctcttattattctgacatttcacattcttaaaataaagtggtgatcctaactgacctaaaacagggaatatttacaaggattaaatgtcaagaattgtgaaaaactgagtttaaatgtatttggctaaggtgtatgtaaacttccgacttcaactgtacatacctgTGTATTTGTTAATCCTTTATTTACAATATTCACCACATGCCCACACATTTCTAattctgaaaagtgaaagcataCCTATGAGAGGGGTCACCCTGGTAGTAGTTGTATGTTTTATACAGTACCCAAAACCAATCTGTGAGTAAATTTGACCATTGGAAAAAGAGCTACCTTGTAAATACTGCAATGCAGGTTGGATTGAGCCCCTAATCTTAATTTTCAAGGTGATGATTACACTTTTCTTTCCAACACAATACATGTGAGTCCACATttcaaatatttattttatacCCCATTAGGGATTCCAATTTACAACTCAAGTGGCAACAGATGTCAGGAACTCGGCGCCTTACCACTGTGAGCTAACTGTCCAGAGGGTCTTTTGCTCGCGATGCACACAATGTTATTATCAGAGCGTGTCAGTGGACTTCTGCTAAGTATGTCTACTGAGAAAGTTTTGGGACAGGTACATCTACGTTCACCTACCAACGAAATTAATATTTATTAGCAATTCCTCCCACCCACAACTTCACCCACAACTTCTCACCTGAGATGTTGTGTTTGTGGCCGGGTCAAATGTACATTTTGAAGGGGTTGGGCAAAGGCTGACATTGGGGTTGATAGTTACCCTTTAAAGTATTTGAACTTGAAATTAAATATTTCGAGGCTCCAAAACATATTCAATTAAAAAGCAATAATATCAAGTACCAAAACGGAATTCAATTTACCTGGTTATCGCTGCAGCATGGACACAAACCACACCACTTCTCCTGTATTGTTCAATTATCACTGACACATCGAGAAGCGAACTCCAGTCACGATTAACTTGACAATACGATTTACAATTCGATAGTTTTATTCTCCAAAATAACGGTGTGTCAAGGTTGTCAGATGCGACCTAGAGAGATGTCCAGCGAAATGCTCACAGTGCGCGCTTGTCACATCACAAGCCTGGTTTGCTGCGCCCACTTGTATCAACAATGTTAATTCTTCACGACGGACCACAGTAAGAATAATTGTCGGTTGTTCGTGTTCAGTGATGTGTAGTGACTGTCTATTAAAAAGAGAAAGGTGCGCTGCCCACTGATCTTTTAATAGAAAATATAGTGTGACTCCAGTTCCACCACGCGCTGCGCTCGTGCACACCTCCCACTTGCGGACTCTGTTCTAGATATGACACGCGCTCCCAGCATCATCAGCAGAAGCTCTAGAGCTCCTCTCACCAATCTGATTATAAAAACCATGGCCGCAGTGCACTTTAATCCAGATTAAATATTCCAGCCTCAACACACTCTCTCCGCActttctcactctcacacacacgcacacacacctagAGTGAAACAGAGATGCTCAGTTGGTGTTGCTTCTATAGCCTACCTCTCTTTTTTTATAGAAGGTTTAACTTTATTCTGAAGTCATTATATAAATTCAAACAATTGTGAAACCACATATGAAATGGCCAATATATTATTTCACACAAGCAAgccaataaaaaaatatacaatcaCATTTTGAGTCAGTCTATTTTTCACAGGCCATGGATGCTATGACAATGCTCTCAACCCCATTCCATAGAAACCTTTATTAACTTGTCCTATAGATAAAAAGAGCAGGAGTCATCTCATTGGCCTGGAGCAGGAGAACACTTCAGAaagcaggggagagggagaaaataaTGAACAGGGCACTCCATCTATCTTGGCCTAGATACAGAAAGCTCTGGAAATGACAAGGAACTGGGCATAGTGTTCAGACTCACTGCTGCAGCTGgggaatacccccccccccctctctttctaccatctctctctccctctctctctttgcctctctccctctcgctctttctctcctgctttctctcttcttctcttccgctctctctcttctctctccaccccctctctctctaggataaccCCCTATTAGAGGATACATTCCTCTGCCCAAAGGAACAGTTGTTGTTGTAGCTATTCTCAAGGATACTGTGACATCATACCGTTCATCCCTCTCCTCTAACACAACACTGATGTCACTGATGTTTTTTTCTTACAATGGGAGCAGAGTCAACATACTGAATACACAATCTACATCAAGCAGAGTCATCTCGTTCAAGTCTTATATAGACATGGTCTGCATCTTAAATGGCAGCAttctccctatatagtgcactactttcagcCAGGgctcaaaagcagtgcactgtgtagggaatagggtgccatttgggacgcagtgaTGGTCCTATGGCTTCTTCAGAGGTACATGATATAAATGTGGGGTGCATTAATATATCATTataatgactgatttacataaGAATACATTTGCACTGACTATATTTAGAAATCGGATATCAGATAGTACACCTAGCAACATATGAATTTATTAACATATGATACTATGGTAATTAGGTATTATCATACAGCAATTAGACACCTCTATATTGCAGTATATTGGCCTAATGACTGATTTACCTACAAATTGTATTCAGACAATGTTGTTCAGACTTTAGACTTACTAATATAATACTGTAGATCCATGGTCTTATCTGGCATATAGGCGTTGTGATAATTAGACTACTGTATAATAATGTGCATATTATATTGTGAAATTAAATGAGCACTTGGGCCCAGGGGGTTCTCTAACTAACCACTCCCCatccatccatgtgtgtgtttatgggtcTCCCCTTGCATACCTTGCCATCTGTTGACATATGCAGCTGTTCAAAAATAGCCCTCTCCATGGCACCAGAAACTTCCCTGAGTAGCCAACAGATAGGCACTAGGCTAAGGGGTAGTTGTGTGTATGCGAGTGTGTGTCTGCACAATGACCATGCGTTTACTACCAACTCTACTCAAAATAAGGAAGACACCGTAAGAGCTTTGGATAGAGGGCCACTGTACACCTTTTTGTATGGTTTTGGTTGGGAgtgtatttgtttattttattattttattcagATCCACAGGCGACAGGCCTACTCTTTAGGCATATCATTTCCACTGAAGTAACTGTATCCAGCCCACCAAGTCACTTTGTGACATGGAACCTTTACCTTTTCTTGACCAGTTTCAGGAATTCCACCATATCCATGGAACTAACGTGCAGCTAGATCCTACAGGGACCCAGGCTACCCGAGTGGAGAGCTTTGCCAACGGGGTGTGCTTCAGCAGAGAGCCCCTGAGTCCTGGGGAGATCTTCCTGGTGGAGATCGAGGAGAAGGAGCTGGGCTGGTGTGGCCACCTGCGGATCGGGCTGACCGCCAGAGACCCTCTGACCTTCGAAACGGTGCCTGAGTACTCCCTGCCGGACCTCATGGACCTGGGGGACAGCTGGGTGTTTGCTATCACACGAAACCACAACcgggtagtggaggaggaggctgTGGCACCTGAGGGAGAGGGGGCAGGAGATGGAGGGTTGGCCGGGGGTCATAGGTTAGGGGATGgtagggaagagggaggtaggaGGCTACCTAGGCTGGGGGGTGGTGATGTGGAAGAAGAAGCGATTAATCCCAAACCCAAGACGTTCTTCACAGACTCCCACCTGCACATTGAGAAAGTTAAAATCCCCATGGACAAGCTGGTTGGTCGGAGTCGACCCGGACGCTTCAGCCACATCTTGGATGACCTGTACAAGACCAATGCCCTCCCCCCCACTGCCAGACGTAGTCGGATAGGGGTGCTGTATGTGCCCAAAGGACAGGGCCTGGCTGACATGCATGTTGTCATTAACGGAGAGGATATGGGTGCATCAGCTAAGGGCATCCCAATGCTGCAGCCTTTGTATGCTGTGGTTGACGTGTACTCTGCTACAAAGCAAGTTCGCATTGTCCAGGTGGAATATGGATGTAAGTGTCAAGTGAATGAAACCAAAACATATACAATATACACATACAAATATTTCAGATTGAGGTCGTTGTAGTTTCTATTAATTAGTTTTAACAAGGCTTTTCTCGCTTTCTTTTCTCATCCCTTGCTTCAGTTTCCTCCCTGCAGACTCTGTGTAGAAAGTGCATCCAGAAAAACATAGTCCACAGGATGGCTCTGGACTGGCTGGAACTGCCTGAGAGACTCAAACACTACTGCAAGTATGAGTGACAGACAGCGCACTTTGGACTGAGCACCTCCTGAAGAAGCTTCTCACGAGAGCCGAACTTAAGATCCAAGTGGTTAATGCATTTCAGAAAAGATAAATGTACTtcatgtgtttatatttttgaggTCTTCTTTACAATGAATCCCTGGTCTCTTACCAGTTATGTTTTTAATTACTGATTGACATATTATTTTTTGTATGTCAGAGATGCTTTTATGGAAAACTGGTAAATAAATGGATGACATCAACTTCTTATGGTCTATTTTCCTCCTATATCTACCATACAGTTATTTGTGTCCGCTGTTCGTGTGTCCCGAAAAGTATTCTAGATGTATCACTTACTTAGGCTACTTGTAACTCACTTGCTTCGCCAGGACTTTCTCCAAGATTCACTTGTTGTCTCACTGTTTGTCCAACACTGACATCTAGTGGTCAAGATTTGAACCGTGGGCAGGGCTTGCATAATACAACTTGGTCACATGTGCGGAAGCTTATCTTGTAGCCCGACCCATTCTGTGCTGCCAGTCTATTTAACTGTCGCTGTCAAAGCTTATCTCCACAAATAGTGTTCTCTCTTTACAGTCAGAATGTCTTTTTGCTCATTTTTTGATGGCGAGGTCTATAAAGACCATTTCAAACCAggtgagtatttctgtgattaagCACATTTTTGCTTTGATTGGTGTTGTGACTTGCTCTTGTTTCAGGATTAAATACTACTGAACTGTTACTACAGGCGAATTAATCAGTTCTCTAAGCTGCAGGTTAGGCTACTATTCTTGTGTGTTATACAAGGTTTGTATAAAAACCTCACTACATCTAAAATAGTCATTACATGTATTATAATGCAATATAAATATATTGTTACATACATAATGTGTATCTTTCCTTAATGATGACTTAACCCCCTACACCCCTCTACCTGGTTCTCTCtaggtatgtatgtgtgttcTCAGTGCAACAACCCGCTGTTCTCCAGCAGGTCTAAGTTCCCCCACTCCTCCCCGTGGCCTGCCTTCACTGAGACCATCAAAGAGGACAGTGTCACCAAGATGATGGAGTCACTCACAGCCTTCAAGGTAGGCTGACTCTCCTAGAGATTTACATGAATATCCCAGATTGTGCCTCTAAACCCAATCTTAAATAGCTGTAAATATCAGAGTTGACCTTTAATGGGATTGTTTACCTCAAAATCAGTCTCTTCTTACCTCAATAGTGGTGTAATGTTGTGGTAATGGTGTCCAGGTGCTTTGTGGGAAGTGTGGTAATGGACTGGGCCATGAGTTTGTCAACGACGGTCCGGAGGAAGGCATCTCACGATTCTGAATATTCAGCAACTCGCTCAAGTTTGTCCCAAATAAAGGTAACGTGCCAAAAGACTATTCAGAAAAAATAACTGTTTGGTTTATGTATAGTTGTGTTAATATTAACCTAGTTGAATGAGGATTTGCCTTTTATCAAAATAAAAACGTCCATATTTTGACTCACATTTGCTTTTCTATTTGAGTGTGTACTAAAatgcactctcctctctctcgttctcttcgCTCTCCTCACCTTGCTCCAGACAAACAGTAAGTCGAGTTGAGGAGCCCAAGCAGGTAGCTGTAGCCTCACATCACAGCCCTGTGTAAGGGCCTGGTCAGTATGTGACGTGGACAGGAACAAGGCCCAGGAGGGAAACCCTGTACACTGATGACTCTATGACCAGCCTGGAATACAGGGACATTCTAGAGAAACGTTCTTTTCCCCCAAGATAGTTGTTCTATAGATGTGGTAGTTTTTTCAGTGCATTACAGATATAAAAGCATTCCTTGAAAACCTCTTATAATAAGCATGCAGATTTAGTTTATCTTTAAGATATAGGTTACGTTAAGATATAGGCCTATGGTGGATTATATGCTTTTTATGCTAATCTGCATTCCATTGCTTTGTAGCAGCTCAAGCATGTGAAGCAATTTGAAGTTTTTTTGTATTTAGTTATTTGATGATTTATTTGAATATACTTACCATGTATTCCGGAAGGAGGTGACACAGTTGGTGCAAGGTGTCATGTTCTTGAAAAAAACTCTCACTGCAATTTAGCCAAAGACATACGCAGGCTTGCTATCACATCTATGCATTTGATGTACATGTATACTTCTCATTGAAATATCACTTCCTTATATTATGTAGATAAATATTGAACAATTAGCTGAATTTTGGTTGTATGGACCATTTGTGATTTAACATTGCTACAGTATATTTGCACATTGAGCCATGTAAAATGGCATACTTGAATTGACTAGCATGATTGCTTATTATTTATATGATCTCATATGTCATTTATGACTATGAGTCTTCTGTTGTGTGATTCTGATGACATTATTTTAATTAATACATGTTCTAACTGGCAATGCAAATGGAATAAACAATGCTTTTTCTGGTATTAATACAATTGCACTGATGAAATGCAGATGCTTTGTTTATCTGTCATGATTCTATTATATTGATAACAATAAATGACTATAGTTTACTAAAACCATTGCCTCTGTTACATTGTCTCTCATTATTTACTCAGAAATTGAGAAATCCATTTGAATTGAGGTTATAGACATTTGCAATTCCTGTCCAGCTGGAGTGGCTATCTCTCTGTAAATGAGCCACTGAAAGCACCCCCAGCTTGGCGCATCGGATTTTGTATGCCTGGTTGTGGGAAAAGAGTATTTTAAAGTAAGGAAAAAACTCCCCTTGAATTGCCAGATTTAGGTTGGTGGAACTTGAGGTGTAGATCGTTTTAACAAAAAATGTAGCTGAACATTATACACCGTACTGTGTTTAACGTCTTCGTGATGCAGTGTATAGAGTGTCACCAACATTTTGGCAGCAAGCTGCCTTTTAGTTATTTGATTATGTACCAAGTGGCCACGGTTGGTCTCTTTCTCTGTGCCCCAGCTGGAAGTCATTCTGTGAGACTTGGCAGTGGCACGGACGGACCCTGTGGGGGAAGGAGGGGCCCTGCAGACCAGCTAGACTCAGAGGGGTATCATTTACTGTACCAGCACTACTGACAGACACACTGCCCTCTTACGCATCACATACTCGCTCTTGACATCATGTATCTGAAGCAGTTCCTACTCTGCTGTATGTGTCTTGAGGGAGCTGCTGTGTGTTTTTGTGGATTTCACCACAAGTGTTATGcttattttctttaaaaagaTTGATCCTTGTAGTGAACATTTACTGTATGACTCAATGTTTAAGAGAGTGTACTCGAGCCCATTAAAACAAAGCAGAGTTCAGACATTTTTTAACATATATAATCAACACACTGAAGACCTGAACATGAGTATAAATGCATACATTTTGACCTACGTATCCCTCAGTTACGCCCTTTGAAAACCAACATATGATCTCAACTCCATTAGGGTTAAACTGTCTGACCTGGCTGTTGTCATTGTAGTCagaaaagaagaggaagacaatCTGTTtccctccagcaggtggcgttttttCGTTGTTTCGCCCACCAAGCAAGGAGTGTTTGcatggaggtcaatgagtgttGAATTTGGCTAACACTTGAGGtttatttgatctaatagaagtttcgtcatgcttaagttgttatgagtgtactgatataagtaagACACAAGACATCccagcaactttgagaaaaaaaacactttatatcggaCTAGTCTCGAGGTAGCTATGCATATTCATAAAATGAGGCTAGTAGCATCTCTCGCCATTGTATACAGAcagttgacgtcaacaaccctcattgaatattcaaaaatgtatgacaataattagatgtatccaccaatcaaaataaaggataggcgggagctagactgCCCGCCgggccgctttgtggacaacaactaccattgttagggcggagagacatgtaTCTTGTCAGACATAAATAATCTCTGTTATATTGTTTCTAGTGTCCTTTTGCCATACCTCCAAAATCATGTCGTTGTCGCCTCCCTTTGAGGTCTGGAGAATTTGGTATTGCAAAAACGGGTTGAATGGTCCGCTGACACAGCGGCAAGATTTTGATTGGATATTACATTTCAAGAACCCTCCCCCACACGCCCGTAGAAcgggtgctgtgtgtgtgcttcATTGTTTTCCGTCCAGGTAGTTATTGCCTATGCTAGTTTCAAGTGCTAGTTTTCAAGTTATTTTTAAAATTTTAAtttctatttatttaacctttatttaaccaggtaggctagttgagaacaagttctcatttataactgcgacctggccaagataaaacaaagcagtgcgacaaaaaacaacaacacagagttacacatgggataaacaaaagtacagtcaataacacaatagaaaaatctagatacagtgtgtgcaaatgaagtaaggaggtaaggcaataaatagtccatagtagcgaaataattacaatttagcaaattaacactggagtgatagatgtgcagatgatgatgtgcaagtagaaatactggtgtgcaaaagaacaaaaaaaacaaaaataataacaatatgaggatgaggtaggtagttggatggactatttacagatgggctgtgtacagctgcagccatcggtaagctgctcagatagctgatgcttaaagttagtgagagagatataagtctccaacttcagcgatttttgcaattcgttcattggcagcagagaactggaaggaaaggcggccaaagcaggtgttgaccagtgagatatacctgctggagcgcgttctacgggtgggtgttgctatgctgaccagtgagctgagataaggcggagctttacctagcaaagacttatagatgaactggagccagtgggtttggcgacgaatatgtagcgagggccagcccgacgagagcatacaggtcgcagtggtcggtggtatatggggctttggtgacaaaacggatggcactgtgatagactgcatccagtttgctgagtagagttatggaggctattttgtaaatgacatcgccgaagtcgaggatcggtaggatagtcaaagTTATAGTCAAAGTTATCAAGTGTGGCCGTCGGCCTGCGATTAATTTTTCATGAAATTAACAGTGGATTACGCGGGGAAAGTTAAACGTCACAACATGTTTTAAaccgctctggtgacaaacaTACTTTATTCCTTGTCTCCATTCGTCCACAAAGCTCTAGGATCCAGCTTTGCTACCAAATCTAATGAGTTGATAATCAAGTGTGctattgctgggctggaatagaagtctgctcacCTAGTAGGTCAGGGATCAGAGGAGCAAGGTTGGCCAGGTCTCGTATGGAGTATTTTCTGTTCACTAGAAATCCTGCTTTAGTAATAATATCCTACTTGTTACTACTCAATTATCTATTGTTGTTAAGACTAAGATATCTAATCTTTACATACCAGTTAGCTTATTTGTTTACATACCAGTTAGCTTATTTGTTTACATACCAGTTAGCTTACATTTTGAAGTGATGAAGTGCTGATTCTTTCAAGTGAAGTGTTTAAAGTTGTTTTAATTGTTGAACTATTTTTCAAAATGAACTACTGTCAATGTCGATTATACACATACACTATATAGACAAAAGTAtgtggtcaaatcaaatcacccCATCAATTTAGTGGATtaggttatttcagccacacccgttgcagacaggtgtatcaaatcgagcacacagccatgcaatctccatagagaaacattggcagtagaatggccttgctGAAGAATAAGCTAGTGACTGGGCTAACACTGACAGCCTTTTAGGTCAATAATATGCTGTTTTTATGAACATTTTGTTGGCTTTATAATCATGAaagaaatatagctagctagtagctagctagttatacaTAGGTAGCTTACAAGGTTAGCTGACTGTTCTCAAAACAAACCTCTTGTTGCCATCTACTTCCTGTCCCTCATGCTAGTCTTTACAGCCAAATATCACTTCAGAAAcgtcaaaatataaaatattgatATGGCCAGCATTGTAGATCATTTCTCCCCTCTTGCTGCAGCTATAGATCATTTCTCCCCTCTTGCTGCAGCTATAGATCATTTCTCCCCTCTTGCTGCAGCTATAGATCATTTCTCCCCTCTTGCTGCAGCTATAGATCATTTCTCCCCTCTTGCTGCAGCTATAGATCATTTCTCCCCTCTTGCTGCAGCTATAGATCATTTCTCCCCTCTTGCTGCAGCTATAGATCATTTCTCCCCTCTTGCTGCAGCTATAGCTCATTTCGTAATAACAGAAATTCTGTGAAAACCAGTGTGCTGCAAACATTGTAAAATGCAAGCCATTTGATTTGTTACGAGGTgtcactgatttacacagggttccGACCCCTCTTCAGCTTATTTCTGCCATGGAAATTCCCCAGGCTTCGCAACAAGGCTAGTGTTCCTAGCAGTGATGACAGATCCAACACATGACTCTGCACTTTCACTGTAATTACATGTTGAAGGTAGGCTATAACACCTTcgccacgctgatcttcaacacgggggccccacaggggtacATGTTCATCCCCCTCAtttattccctgttcacccataactgcgtggacacgcacgtctccaactcaatcatcaagtttgctgatgacacaacagtggtaggcctgattaccaacaacgatgagacagcctccagggaagaggtgagagccctggtggagtggtgccaggaaaataaactctccatcaacgtcaacaaaactaagaagctgattgtggacttcaggagacagcagagagagcacgacGTGGCCACAGCAGAGAGGGTCTAAAGCTTCAAGTTTCTCGGCTTGTAGTGGTAAAAAAAGGTGGGTAAACTATAAACTCCAGTGGGCGATCGAGATAAGACGAACAACCACCGATATAAACCAAAACATATTACATTTTCAGAACTGTATTGTTTGATGGCATTTTCATGCAGGTCTTTATGGAAGAAGGCCTAATGTAATTTCCTGTAGTTAACAATGACACAAAATGCACATCCCTCCCAAAATAGCGAATTTGGACTGGACACTAGAAAAGTCCAGAAAAATAGGATGTGCagatgtttatattcaaatgtgttatcttttaattaattaatttaatgcTCTTAGTATCTCATGTGAGCTGCACTGCAATTCAGTGTTCTATATTCTAAACTGATAAAGTGCACCAGGGTAAAATGCCCTTAGTGGACTATAAAATGTTGTATTCTATACCCATTTGAAGAGAAACAAGTTATAAATGTGTTTGATGAGAATAAAGATTCTCTTATGGGACCCCATTTAAATTTCAGGGGACCCCACATGGATCTCCGACCCCAAGattgggaaccactgtactactaacctctctctctgcttgcttcctctctctgtgtctcctttGCCTCCTGCATTGCAGCCTGCCTCGTCTGTCTCACTACTCTTTGTAAAGCAAGGTTATTTTATGAGAACTTATAGTAGCCTATCTTTTGTTAAGATTATAGCTACAGGAGCCAGAGCCCATCTAGCTGAAACATCAGCGACTATTTACCAGTTGTACACTCATTCTCTGAGAGTCTGGGTTGTTTTGTTAGGGGGGATGTCTGTTGACACGGCATGACTTGAGGGATGTTATGTCCAGCATCTCGCAAGGACACTGGAAGAATCTAATTTGCATACTCCTTGTGTCCTATTTCCTCTTCGCCtccttaaaaaaaaacattgaaggAGAAGGCCATAGTTGTTTCACATCTCGGCCTAAGCCATGGGCAGAGTTTGCTGTTGGACAGA
The nucleotide sequence above comes from Salvelinus namaycush isolate Seneca chromosome 35, SaNama_1.0, whole genome shotgun sequence. Encoded proteins:
- the msrb1b gene encoding methionine-R-sulfoxide reductase B1b; protein product: MSFCSFFDGEVYKDHFKPGMYVCSQCNNPLFSSRSKFPHSSPWPAFTETIKEDSVTKMMESLTAFKVLCGKCGNGLGHEFVNDGPEEGISRFUIFSNSLKFVPNKDKQ
- the neurl2 gene encoding neuralized-like protein 2; amino-acid sequence: MEPLPFLDQFQEFHHIHGTNVQLDPTGTQATRVESFANGVCFSREPLSPGEIFLVEIEEKELGWCGHLRIGLTARDPLTFETVPEYSLPDLMDLGDSWVFAITRNHNRVVEEEAVAPEGEGAGDGGLAGAINPKPKTFFTDSHLHIEKVKIPMDKLVGRSRPGRFSHILDDLYKTNALPPTARRSRIGVLYVPKGQGLADMHVVINGEDMGASAKGIPMLQPLYAVVDVYSATKQVRIVQVEYGFSSLQTLCRKCIQKNIVHRMALDWLELPERLKHYCKYE